From Panicum hallii strain FIL2 chromosome 2, PHallii_v3.1, whole genome shotgun sequence, a single genomic window includes:
- the LOC112879305 gene encoding peroxidase 2-like, whose translation MARLGVLILVALLGAAAVAAQAPGSSSSYGYPPSPTPPSPSPPAPTAILPAQTPPPPASSRLRFDFYRRSCPRAEDIVREAVRNGTSVNPGLGAGLIRMAFHDCFVQGCDASVLLDPTAANPRPEKLGPPNFPSLRGFDVVDAAKDALEKACPGVVSCADVVQFAARDAAFFLSGYRVYYQLPAGRFDGRISFENETLAFLPPPSFNLTQLVDSFKVKGMNVDDLVVLSGSHTIGRSHCSSFSDRISTPPSDMEPGLATILKGQCPANPNFTNDPTVVQDIVTPDMLDNQYYKNVLNHKVLFNSDAALLTSRVTTRKVQENALIRGSWERKFARAMVKMSLIEIKTAANGEIRKNCHVVN comes from the exons ATGGCCAGGCTTGGCGTTCTCATCCTGGTCGCGctgctcggcgccgccgccgtggctgcTCAAGCTCCAGGGTCCAGCTCCAGCTACGGCTATCCTCCGAGCCCGACCCCGCCGAGCCCAAGCCCACCCGCTCCGACTGCAATCCTACCGGCCCAGACTCCCCCGCCCCCTGCTTCGTCGCGGCTAAGGTTCGACTTCTACAGGCGCTCGTGCCCCCGCGCGGAGGACATCGTCAGGGAGGCCGTCAGGAACGGCACCAGCGTCAACCccgggctcggcgccggcctcaTCCGCATGGCCTTCCACGACTGCTTCGTCCAG GGCTGCGATGCCTCCGTGCTGCTCGACCCGACGGCGGCGAACCCGCGCCCGGAGAAGCTCGGCCCGCCCAACTTCCCCAGCCTGCGCGGCTTCGATGTGGTCGACGCCGCCAAGGACGCGCTGGAGAAGGCCTGCCCCGGCGTCGTCTCCTGCGCCGACGTCGTCCAGTTCGCCGCCCGCGACGCCGCCTTCTTCCTCAGCGGCTACAGGGTCTACTACCAGCTCCCCGCCGGCCGCTTCGACGGCCGCATCTCCTTCGAGAACGAGACGCTCGCCTTCCTGCCCCCGCCCTCCTTCAACCTCACGCAGCTCGTCGACAGCTTCAAGGTCAAGGGCATGAACGTCGACGACCTCGTCGTGCTCTCCGGGTCCCACACCATCGGCCGCTCCCACTGCTCCTCCTTCTCCGACCGCATCTCCACGCCGCCGTCCGACATGGAACCGGGCCTCGCCACCATCCTCAAGGGACAGTGCCCCGCCAACCCCAACTTCACGAACGACCCCACGGTGGTGCAGGACATCGTCACCCCCGACATGCTCGACAACCAGTACTACAAGAACGTTCTCAACCACAAGGTGCTCTTCAACTCCGACGCGGCGCTGCTGACGTCGAGGGTGACGACGAGGAAGGTGCAAGAGAACGCGCTCATCCGCGGGAGTTGGGAGAGGAAGTTCGCCAGGGCCATGGTGAAGATGTCGCTCATCGAGATCAAGACCGCCGCCAACGGCGAGATCAGGAAGAACTGCCACGTCGTCAACTAG
- the LOC112881889 gene encoding peroxidase 2-like translates to MASRLGVGVLILAALLGPATAQAGSGYVEYTAAAPVMTPEGAPTSTPVPPTQTPPPPGPGLRFGFYRRSCPPAEYFVREVVAKAIRKNPGIGAGLIRMAFHDCFVQGCDGSVLLDATPANPRPEKLGPPNFPSLRGFEVIDTAKALLEKFCPGVVSCADVVQFAARDAAFFLSGYRVSYRLPAGRFDGRVSFENETLAFLPPPSFNLSELVENFRVKGLDVDDLVVLSGSHSIGRSHCSSFSDRISTPPSDMDPGLATVLRGQCPSNPNFTNDPTVVQDIVTANRLDNQYYKNVLRRKVLFNSDAALLTSTQTASKVQENAVIRGRWERKFARAMVKMSLIEIKNFANGEIRKNCRVVN, encoded by the exons ATGGCGAGCAGGCTCGGTGTCGGCGTCCTGATCTTGGCTGCGCTGCTGGGCCCCGCGACGGCTCAAGCAGGCTCTGGCTATGTCGAGTATACAGCTGCAGCTCCAGTCATGACGCCGGAGGGCGCACCCACATCAACTCCAGTGCCACCGACCCAAACCCCTCCGCCCCCTGGTCCAGGGCTCAGGTTCGGCTTCTACAGGCGCTCGTGCCCCCCGGCGGAGTACTTCGTCAGGGAGGTCGTCGCCAAGGCGATCCGGAAGAACCCCGGCATCGGCGCCGGCCTCATCCGCATGGCCTTCCACGACTGCTTCGTCCAG GGCTGTGACGGGTCCGTGCTGCTCGACGCGACGCCGGCGAACCCGCGCCCGGAGAAGCTCGGCCCGCCCAACTTCCCCAGCCTGCGGGGCTTCGAGGTCATCGACACGGCCAAGGCGTTGCTTGAGAAGTTCTGCCCCGGCGTCGTCTCCTGCGCCGACGTCGTCCAGTTCGCCGCCCGCGACGCCGCCTTCTTCCTCAGCGGCTACAGGGTCAGCTACAGGCTCCCCGCGGGGCGCTTCGACGGCCGCGTCTCCTTCGAGAACGAGACGCTCGCCTTCCTGCCCCCGCCCTCCTTCAACCTCTCCGAGCTCGTCGAGAACTTCAGGGTCAAGGGCCTCGACGTCGACGACCTCGTCGTGCTCTCCGGCTCCCACAGCATCGGCCGCTCCCACTGCTCCTCCTTCTCCGACCGCATCTCCACGCCGCCCTCCGACATGGACCCGGGCCTCGCCACCGTCCTCAGGGGGCAATGCCCGTCCAATCCCAACTTCACCAACGACCCCACGGTGGTGCAGGACATCGTCACCGCCAACAGGCTGGACAACCAGTACTACAAGAACGTGCTGAGGCGCAAGGTGCTCTTCAACTCCGACgcggccctgctgacgtcgacGCAGACGGCGAGTAAGGTGCAAGAGAACGCGGTCATCCGCGGGAGGTGGGAAAGGAAGTTCGCCAGAGCCATGGTGAAGATGTCGCTCATCGAGATCAAGAACTTCGCCAATGGCGAGATCAGGAAGAACTGCCGTGTCGTCAACTAG
- the LOC112881337 gene encoding peroxidase 2-like, with translation MAGRGVFILVALLGAVAAAQGAAAGSSYSYGSGGNPPPSSPPCPPAQAPRPRLKFGFYKNSCPPAEVIVRDAVRNATTLNPGLIRMAFHDCFVQGCDGSVLLDPTPANPRPEKLGPPNFPSLRGFEVIDAAKAALERYCPGVVSCADVVQFAARDAAFFLSGYRVDYRLPAGRFDGRVSLESESLAFLPPPSFNLSQLIDSFRVKGMNVDDLVVLSGSHTIGRSHCSSFSDRISTPPSDMEPGLATILKGQCPANPNFTNDLTVVQDIVTPDKLDNQYYKNVLNHKVLFNSDAALLTSTQTARKLVESAFVRGRWEKKFAKAMVKMAAIEIKTAANGEIRQNCRVVN, from the coding sequence ATGGCCGGGCGTGGCGTCTTCATCTTGGTTGCGCTGCTCGGCGCCGTGGCTGCAGCccagggggcggcggcagggTCGTCCTACTCCTACGGCTCCGGCGGCAATCCTCCACCTTCAAGCCCACCATGCCCGCCCGCCCAGGCTCCTCGTCCGCGCCTCAAGTTCGGCTTCTACAAGAACTCGTGCCCTCCCGCCGAGGTCATCGTCCGGGACGCCGTCAGGAACGCCACCACCCTCAACCCCGGCCTCATCCGCATGGCCTTCCACGACTGCTTCGTCCAGGGCTGCGACGGCTCCGTGCTGCTCGACCCGACGCCGGCGAACCCGCGCCCTGAGAAGCTCGGCCCGCCCAACTTCCCCAGCCTGCGCGGTTTCGAGGTCATCGACGCCGCCAAGGCCGCGCTCGAGAGGTACTGCCCCGGCGTTGTCTCCTGCGCCGACGTCGTCCAGTTCGCCGCCCGCGACGCCGCCTTCTTCCTCAGCGGCTACAGGGTCGACTACAGGCTCCCCGCGGGGCGCTTCGACGGCCGCGTGTCGCTCGAGAGCGAGTCGCTCGCGTTCCTGCCCCCGCCGTCCTTCAACCTGTCGCAGCTCATCGACAGCTTCAGGGTCAAGGGCATGAACGTCGACGACCTCGTCGTGCTCTCCGGGTCCCACACCATCGGCCGCTCCCACTGCTCCTCCTTCTCCGACCGCATCTCCACGCCGCCGTCCGACATGGAACCGGGCCTCGCCACCATCCTCAAGGGGCAGTGCCCGGCCAACCCCAACTTCACCAACGACCTCACGGTGGTGCAGGACATCGTCACCCCCGACAAGCTCGACAACCAGTACTACAAGAACGTTCTCAACCACAAGGTGCTCTTCAACTCCGACGCAGCGCTGCTGACGTCGACGCAGACGGCGAGGAAGTTGGTGGAGAGCGCGTTCGTGCGCGGGAGGtgggagaagaagttcgccaaGGCCATGGTGAAGATGGCCGCCATCGAGATCAAGACCGCCGCTAACGGCGAGATCAGGCAGAACTGCCGCGTGGTCAACTAA